In Vibrio celticus, one genomic interval encodes:
- a CDS encoding PTS transporter subunit IIBC produces the protein MSKLLSFDFWQRFGKSLIVVIAVMPAAGIMISLGKVVAMYAGGFGAIETLGAIMENIGWGIIVNLHLLFAVAIGGSWAKERAGGAFAALIAFILINRITGVILGVDNAMLSDPEAVVMSLFGSELPVSQFFTNILGAPALNMGVFIGIMSGYLGANLFNRYHDFARLPQALAFFNGKRFVPFVVIFYSLIIAFGLSVIWPLIQGALNDFGQWIATSKDTAPITAPFLYGTLERLLLPFGLHHTLTIPMNYTELGGTYELMTGMNAGSSVYGQDPLWLAWVSDLNNLKLSDPTTYQHLLDTVHPARFKAGQVIIAASSLIGIGLAMYHCVDSDKRAQYKPMFLSACLAVLLTGVTEPIEFMFMFIAPVLYVAHAVLTGVAFALVDVMDLRVHAFGLIELLTRIPMMVSAGIGGDLVRFALVSIVFFVVNYGLFRFLIVKLKLPTPGRMGNYLDESSESMSEDEKMHIIIQNLGGRANIAEIDACMTRLRITVNDPKLVAEYASWKPTGALGAVIKEQGVQVIYGPGVDVIKSKLIEKYSAQPA, from the coding sequence ATGAGTAAGTTACTATCGTTTGATTTTTGGCAACGATTTGGGAAGTCCCTTATCGTTGTTATCGCGGTGATGCCTGCCGCTGGTATCATGATATCACTAGGTAAAGTGGTCGCAATGTATGCGGGTGGGTTTGGTGCCATTGAAACACTAGGCGCTATAATGGAAAACATAGGTTGGGGGATCATTGTTAACCTTCACCTATTATTTGCGGTCGCGATTGGTGGCTCGTGGGCAAAAGAGCGTGCAGGTGGCGCATTTGCCGCGCTAATTGCCTTCATCTTAATCAACCGTATCACTGGGGTTATATTGGGCGTGGATAACGCTATGCTCAGTGACCCAGAAGCGGTTGTGATGAGCCTATTTGGTTCTGAGCTACCTGTCTCTCAATTCTTCACGAATATTTTGGGTGCTCCTGCCCTAAATATGGGTGTGTTTATCGGTATTATGTCTGGCTATTTAGGTGCCAACTTATTTAACCGCTACCATGACTTCGCTCGCTTACCTCAGGCATTAGCATTTTTCAACGGTAAGCGCTTTGTGCCTTTTGTTGTTATTTTCTATTCGCTGATTATTGCGTTTGGTTTATCGGTAATATGGCCTTTAATTCAAGGTGCGCTTAATGATTTTGGTCAATGGATTGCTACCTCTAAAGACACTGCGCCGATCACTGCTCCTTTCTTGTATGGTACGTTAGAGCGTTTATTACTGCCATTTGGTTTACACCACACTTTAACTATTCCAATGAATTACACCGAGTTGGGTGGTACTTATGAGCTTATGACTGGGATGAATGCGGGCTCAAGTGTTTATGGTCAAGACCCATTATGGCTTGCTTGGGTTAGCGATTTAAATAATCTTAAATTAAGCGATCCGACAACTTACCAACATCTGTTAGATACGGTGCACCCAGCACGCTTCAAAGCGGGCCAAGTTATTATCGCAGCCTCTTCATTGATTGGTATTGGACTTGCGATGTATCACTGTGTTGATAGTGATAAGCGCGCACAATATAAGCCAATGTTTTTATCTGCGTGTCTTGCCGTGTTATTAACCGGTGTGACCGAGCCTATTGAATTCATGTTTATGTTTATTGCTCCTGTTTTATATGTTGCGCATGCGGTATTAACAGGGGTTGCATTTGCGTTGGTCGATGTGATGGACCTACGTGTACATGCCTTTGGTTTGATTGAGTTACTCACTCGTATACCTATGATGGTTTCAGCGGGCATCGGTGGTGATCTGGTTCGCTTTGCATTAGTTTCTATTGTTTTCTTTGTGGTTAACTATGGATTGTTCCGCTTCCTAATCGTGAAATTGAAGTTACCAACACCGGGTCGTATGGGTAACTACCTGGATGAAAGCTCAGAATCCATGTCAGAAGATGAGAAGATGCACATTATTATTCAGAATTTAGGTGGCCGTGCCAATATTGCTGAGATTGATGCTTGTATGACTCGCTTGCGTATTACAGTTAATGATCCGAAGTTGGTTGCTGAATATGCGTCATGGAAGCCGACAGGGGCTCTTGGTGCTGTGATTAAAGAACAGGGTGTACAAGTTATTTATGGCCCTGGGGTGGATGTTATTAAATCTAAGTTAATAGAGAAATATTCAGCACAACCTGCGTAA